A genomic stretch from Antarcticibacterium flavum includes:
- a CDS encoding TonB-dependent receptor translates to MRTFFSVILIFLCLSVSAQTTVSGTVVDNNNLPLPGANITVAGTTQGTVTDFDGNFSFVVDLQPPFNIQVSMVGYETQTARVTSNNQQLNVTLVEGTALDEIVVSASRTPERIFESPVTIERFGLREIRNTTAASFYGGLENLKGVDVNTNSLTFQSVNTRGFATFANTRFVQLVDGMDNAAPALNFVLGNLLGMTELDVHSVELLPGASSALYGANAFNGILFMTSKNPFDFPGISAYYKQGLTSQDAAGTNPFYDFGVRVAHRFSDKFAAKANFSYLKGTDWYAVSEEDVLNPGRDRSHPNYDGLNIYGDEVSTNIRGVGEALVNAGMIPDGAQNLLPNASVSRTGYAETALTDYDAESIKMDAALHYRPFANDFEITYLGKVGLGSTIYQGANRYSIKNFFLQQHKLEVANNNFFLRAYLTDEDAGDSYDMRFTAINVNRDWKSDQVWFGQYAGAFIQSTLQGVSPEQAHAIARQTADTGRLEPGTAEFQEAFDRVTSNPDLAAGSQFRDASQLRHADANYNFTHLTEDIAEIQVGGSFREYRLNSFGTIFTDFDGPITYAEYGIYTQIQKKLIDERLKLTGSMRYDKSELFEGNYSPRLSVAYTAGASRNHNIRASVQTGFRYPTTQDLFIGLDVGRAILVGSAEANLDRYVRTFPVSGVGAGVIGSENATISGRDAYENSFSLNSVQTGAPTASDVDIVKPEQVTAYEVGYRGRVRNVIVDVNAYYNRYQDFISNETVLVPLYGQVGDNSLSLLALQQGDFRAFQTYTNSPADVKSFGATIGLSTKIFGNYDLEGNYTYAEQDFDQSSAPDFRTAFNTPKHKVKMSFGNPSLYENFGFNVNYRWSDSYFWQSTFADGQVPSFSVVDAQVNYIFPEYKLMLKAGATNIGGRDYFTAYGTGLIGQQYFLSLTFNNL, encoded by the coding sequence ATGAGAACATTTTTTTCTGTTATTCTTATTTTCCTGTGCCTGTCGGTTTCAGCTCAAACAACAGTTTCAGGAACAGTAGTAGATAACAACAACCTACCGCTCCCCGGGGCCAATATCACAGTGGCCGGTACAACCCAGGGTACGGTGACAGATTTTGATGGTAATTTTAGTTTTGTAGTAGACCTCCAGCCCCCATTTAATATTCAGGTGAGCATGGTTGGTTATGAAACTCAAACAGCGAGGGTTACCTCCAATAATCAGCAGCTAAACGTCACCCTGGTGGAAGGCACGGCTCTTGACGAAATCGTTGTATCTGCATCCCGTACGCCTGAACGTATCTTTGAATCCCCGGTAACAATCGAAAGATTTGGCCTGCGGGAAATTAGAAATACCACAGCTGCCTCTTTTTACGGGGGCCTTGAGAACCTGAAAGGGGTAGATGTAAACACCAACAGTTTAACTTTCCAGAGTGTTAACACCCGTGGTTTTGCAACCTTTGCCAATACCCGTTTCGTGCAGCTTGTAGACGGTATGGATAATGCTGCCCCTGCTCTTAACTTCGTACTGGGGAATTTATTAGGGATGACAGAACTTGATGTACACAGCGTGGAATTACTTCCGGGTGCATCTTCAGCCCTGTATGGTGCAAATGCCTTTAACGGGATCTTATTTATGACCAGTAAAAATCCGTTTGATTTTCCGGGCATAAGCGCTTATTACAAACAGGGATTAACTTCGCAAGATGCTGCAGGCACCAATCCGTTTTACGATTTTGGTGTAAGGGTGGCACATAGATTTTCAGATAAATTCGCAGCCAAGGCAAACTTTTCTTATTTAAAGGGAACAGACTGGTATGCGGTAAGTGAGGAAGATGTTCTTAATCCCGGCAGGGACAGGTCCCATCCCAACTATGACGGGCTCAATATATACGGGGATGAAGTTTCTACCAATATTCGTGGGGTTGGAGAGGCACTGGTGAATGCAGGCATGATCCCTGATGGGGCCCAAAACCTTCTTCCAAATGCGAGCGTAAGCAGGACGGGTTATGCAGAAACCGCTTTAACCGATTATGATGCGGAAAGTATTAAAATGGATGCTGCACTTCATTACCGCCCATTTGCCAATGATTTTGAGATCACTTATTTAGGTAAAGTTGGACTTGGTTCAACTATTTACCAGGGAGCCAATAGGTATTCCATCAAGAACTTTTTCCTTCAGCAACATAAACTGGAGGTGGCCAACAATAATTTCTTTTTACGTGCCTATCTAACAGATGAGGATGCAGGGGATTCTTACGATATGCGTTTTACTGCCATTAACGTGAACAGGGACTGGAAATCAGATCAGGTATGGTTTGGGCAATATGCAGGAGCTTTTATCCAAAGTACTCTTCAGGGGGTGTCGCCGGAGCAGGCTCATGCGATAGCAAGACAAACTGCAGACACCGGAAGGCTGGAGCCAGGCACGGCTGAATTCCAGGAGGCATTTGACAGGGTGACCTCCAACCCCGACCTTGCTGCCGGTTCCCAGTTCAGGGATGCCTCGCAACTTCGTCATGCCGATGCCAACTATAACTTTACTCATTTGACCGAGGACATTGCAGAGATACAGGTAGGAGGATCCTTCAGGGAATACCGCCTTAATTCTTTTGGAACTATTTTTACCGATTTTGATGGGCCAATTACATATGCTGAATATGGTATCTATACTCAAATTCAGAAAAAATTAATTGACGAGCGCCTGAAGCTTACGGGGTCCATGCGCTATGACAAATCTGAACTTTTCGAAGGGAACTATTCCCCTAGGCTCTCTGTAGCCTATACCGCCGGGGCTTCCAGGAATCATAACATTCGGGCCTCTGTTCAAACCGGTTTCAGATATCCTACAACCCAGGATCTTTTTATTGGCCTTGATGTTGGAAGGGCCATTCTTGTAGGTTCTGCAGAAGCAAACCTTGACAGGTATGTAAGGACCTTCCCGGTAAGTGGTGTAGGAGCAGGAGTTATAGGAAGTGAAAACGCGACGATTTCAGGTAGAGATGCTTATGAGAATTCTTTTTCCTTAAATTCTGTACAAACAGGAGCTCCTACTGCCTCCGATGTGGATATCGTAAAACCGGAACAGGTAACAGCTTATGAAGTTGGATATCGCGGCCGTGTGAGAAATGTCATAGTAGATGTAAATGCTTATTATAACCGTTACCAGGACTTTATCTCCAATGAAACTGTACTGGTGCCATTATATGGGCAGGTAGGTGATAATTCCCTTTCCTTACTTGCATTGCAACAAGGAGATTTTAGAGCCTTCCAAACATATACCAATTCCCCGGCAGATGTAAAATCCTTTGGAGCAACTATAGGGCTTAGTACAAAGATCTTTGGTAATTATGACCTTGAAGGAAATTACACCTATGCTGAACAGGATTTTGACCAGTCTTCAGCTCCAGATTTCCGTACGGCCTTTAACACTCCAAAACATAAAGTAAAAATGTCCTTTGGGAATCCATCCTTATATGAAAATTTTGGATTCAATGTGAATTACAGGTGGAGTGACTCTTATTTCTGGCAATCTACGTTTGCCGATGGGCAGGTACCTTCCTTCTCGGTTGTGGACGCGCAGGTAAATTATATTTTTCCTGAATATAAATTGATGCTCAAGGCCGGTGCTACAAACATTGGCGGGAGGGATTATTTCACCGCTTATGGAACAGGATTGATAGGGCAGCAATACTTCCTTTCATTAACATTCAATAACCTATAG
- the acs gene encoding acetate--CoA ligase yields MKNIQIKSFAEYKRAYQESVEDPEAFWSRIANEFTWQKKWDKTLEWDFSKPEVKWFQGGKLNITENCLDRHLEKLGNKTAIIWEPNDPDEESRYISYRQLFVKVSQFANVLKNNGIKKGDRVCLYMPMIPELAIAMLACARIGAVHSIVFAGFSSTAIANRINDSQCKMLITANQVNRGSKPVNLKAICDEALEKTPSIETVIVYRRSVEPTKMKEGRDKFWFDELQKAAKECPAEEMDAEDLLFILYTSGSTGKPKGMVHTTAGYLIGTAYTFSNVFQYNSDNPRTEDVYWCTADIGWITGHSYIIYGPLAAGATTVMFEGIPSYPDHGRFWEIVDKLKVTHFYTAPTAIRALAKHPLKFVEKHDLSSIKVLGSVGEPINEEAWHWYNDNIGKGNAPIVDTWWQTETGMIMISPLAGITPTRPTFATLPLPGVQPALMDENSKEIENIHEKAEGRLAIKFPWPAMARTIYGDHDRYKQVYFSAYENMYFTGDGAYRDATGNYRITGRVDDVVIVSGHNLGTAPIENAINEHTKVAESAVVGFPHDVKGNALYAYVILYDDVEPADELKQEIREQVSKIVGPIAKPDKIQFVSSLPKTRSGKIMRRILRKIASRDTENLGDTSTLLNPEIIEEIIEGNQKI; encoded by the coding sequence ATGAAAAATATACAGATCAAATCTTTCGCGGAATATAAGAGGGCATATCAGGAAAGTGTTGAAGATCCTGAGGCCTTTTGGAGTAGAATTGCAAACGAGTTTACCTGGCAGAAGAAGTGGGATAAGACCCTGGAATGGGATTTTTCCAAACCCGAGGTCAAGTGGTTCCAGGGCGGGAAACTGAATATTACAGAAAACTGCCTGGACCGGCATTTGGAGAAGCTGGGAAACAAAACTGCCATCATTTGGGAACCAAATGATCCAGATGAGGAATCCAGGTATATTTCTTACAGACAGCTTTTTGTAAAGGTTTCTCAATTTGCCAATGTGCTGAAGAATAACGGGATCAAAAAAGGGGACAGGGTTTGTCTTTATATGCCAATGATCCCTGAACTGGCGATCGCTATGCTGGCCTGTGCGCGTATTGGCGCCGTGCATTCCATAGTATTTGCAGGTTTTTCAAGTACCGCTATTGCCAACAGGATCAATGATTCCCAATGTAAGATGCTTATCACCGCCAATCAGGTTAACCGGGGTTCCAAACCGGTTAATCTGAAAGCGATTTGCGATGAAGCTTTGGAAAAAACTCCTTCCATTGAAACGGTGATCGTTTACCGCAGATCTGTAGAACCAACTAAAATGAAGGAGGGACGGGATAAATTCTGGTTTGATGAATTACAGAAAGCAGCAAAGGAATGCCCGGCAGAAGAAATGGATGCTGAAGATCTTCTTTTCATATTATATACTTCAGGTTCTACCGGAAAGCCCAAAGGAATGGTCCACACTACCGCGGGCTATCTTATAGGTACGGCATATACCTTTTCCAATGTCTTTCAGTATAATTCAGATAACCCAAGAACAGAGGATGTTTACTGGTGTACAGCAGACATAGGCTGGATAACGGGACACTCTTATATAATATACGGTCCGCTGGCTGCTGGTGCAACCACGGTGATGTTTGAGGGAATCCCAAGCTATCCGGACCACGGACGTTTTTGGGAAATTGTAGATAAGCTCAAGGTTACTCATTTTTATACAGCGCCAACAGCCATTCGAGCTTTGGCTAAACATCCATTAAAGTTTGTGGAAAAACATGACCTTTCATCAATTAAAGTATTGGGAAGTGTAGGAGAGCCTATTAATGAAGAAGCCTGGCACTGGTATAATGATAATATTGGGAAGGGAAATGCGCCAATCGTAGATACCTGGTGGCAAACCGAGACCGGGATGATCATGATCTCTCCCCTGGCAGGGATTACCCCTACAAGGCCGACTTTTGCTACCCTCCCTTTACCCGGGGTTCAACCCGCGCTTATGGATGAGAATTCCAAAGAGATAGAAAATATACACGAAAAGGCAGAAGGCCGCCTGGCGATTAAATTCCCCTGGCCCGCAATGGCCCGCACAATCTACGGGGATCACGATAGATATAAGCAAGTGTATTTTAGTGCCTATGAAAATATGTATTTTACCGGTGACGGGGCCTACCGTGATGCCACCGGAAACTACAGAATAACCGGGAGAGTAGATGATGTGGTAATAGTCTCCGGCCACAATCTGGGTACCGCACCAATTGAGAATGCAATCAATGAACATACTAAGGTAGCTGAAAGTGCTGTAGTGGGCTTCCCTCATGATGTGAAGGGAAATGCCCTTTATGCATATGTAATTTTATATGACGATGTGGAACCTGCAGATGAACTAAAGCAGGAGATCAGGGAACAGGTTTCCAAGATTGTGGGCCCCATTGCCAAACCCGATAAGATCCAGTTTGTAAGCAGCCTCCCCAAAACCCGAAGCGGAAAGATCATGCGAAGGATCCTGCGAAAGATCGCTTCCAGGGATACTGAAAATCTGGGAGACACTTCCACTTTACTGAATCCTGAAATTATAGAGGAAATTATTGAAGGAAACCAGAAAATATAG
- a CDS encoding phosphoribosylaminoimidazolesuccinocarboxamide synthase: protein MANTITNTNYNFPGQKNVYKGKVREVYELEDDLLVMIATDRLSAFDVVMPKGIPCKGQILNQIATKMMDATSDIVPNWLEATPDPNVAVGAKCEPFKVEMVIRGYMAGHAAREYKAGKRELCGVTLPDGLKENDAFPEPIITPATKAEMGDHDEDISREDIIGRGIVSEEDYKVLEDYTRKLFQRGTEIAAERELILVDTKYEFGKTADGKIVLIDEIHTPDSSRYFYMKGYEERQRQGEPQKQLSKEFVRQWLIQNDFQGLPGQTVPVMSDEYIETVSERYIELYENITGSKFEKADVSNIEERIERNVVGYLEQRS, encoded by the coding sequence ATGGCCAATACCATTACGAATACCAATTATAATTTCCCCGGACAAAAAAATGTTTATAAAGGCAAGGTGCGCGAAGTCTACGAACTAGAGGATGATCTGCTGGTGATGATCGCGACTGACAGGCTTTCGGCCTTTGACGTGGTGATGCCGAAAGGAATTCCATGTAAAGGACAGATCCTTAACCAGATCGCCACAAAAATGATGGATGCCACCAGCGATATAGTTCCCAACTGGCTGGAAGCAACACCAGATCCCAATGTGGCAGTGGGCGCCAAGTGCGAGCCGTTCAAAGTGGAAATGGTGATTCGTGGATATATGGCAGGCCATGCAGCCAGGGAATATAAAGCAGGGAAAAGGGAGTTGTGCGGCGTGACATTACCGGACGGACTTAAAGAAAACGATGCTTTTCCTGAGCCAATTATTACCCCGGCCACCAAGGCTGAAATGGGGGACCACGACGAGGATATTTCCCGTGAAGATATAATTGGCCGCGGAATTGTGTCTGAAGAAGATTATAAGGTGCTGGAGGATTATACAAGGAAGCTTTTCCAACGCGGGACTGAAATAGCTGCAGAAAGAGAGCTGATCCTGGTTGACACAAAATATGAATTCGGAAAAACTGCCGATGGAAAGATCGTCCTCATAGACGAGATCCACACCCCCGATTCTTCCAGGTATTTTTATATGAAGGGTTATGAGGAAAGGCAGCGGCAGGGAGAACCGCAGAAGCAACTTTCCAAGGAATTCGTAAGGCAGTGGCTTATTCAAAATGACTTCCAGGGCCTTCCGGGCCAAACAGTCCCCGTGATGAGTGACGAGTACATAGAAACAGTTTCTGAAAGATATATCGAGCTCTACGAAAACATCACCGGCTCCAAATTTGAAAAGGCAGATGTTTCGAATATTGAGGAGAGGATTGAGAGGAATGTGGTTGGTTATTTGGAACAAAGAAGTTAA
- a CDS encoding PhoH family protein, which yields MNELIIELSEISPREFFGHQNAHIELLKKYFPKLKIVARGTRIMVYGDEDMLEEFDRRFTMLMDHFGKFNKLDENTIERVLTSDNKEDYSTSAESGEVLVHGVGGKLIKAQTANQRKLVELMFKNDMVFAIGPAGTGKTYTGVALAVKALKEKQVKRIILTRPAVEAGENLGFLPGDLKEKLDPYMQPLYDALRDMIPHEKLEVLIEKQVIQIAPLAFMRGRTLDNAFVILDEAQNTTHAQMKMFLTRMGKSAKFMITGDPGQIDLPRRVTSGLKEALLVLKDINGIGMVYLDDKDVIRHKLVKNIIAAYKEIEHAEGQSNF from the coding sequence TTGAACGAACTCATCATCGAACTTTCCGAAATTAGCCCAAGGGAATTTTTTGGGCATCAAAATGCACACATTGAACTTCTAAAAAAGTATTTCCCCAAGCTTAAGATCGTAGCCCGCGGTACCAGAATTATGGTGTATGGCGATGAGGATATGCTGGAGGAATTTGACAGGCGCTTTACCATGCTTATGGACCACTTCGGAAAATTCAACAAGCTCGATGAAAATACCATTGAGCGGGTGCTCACCAGCGATAATAAAGAGGATTATTCCACATCTGCTGAAAGTGGGGAGGTCCTGGTTCACGGGGTAGGAGGCAAGCTCATAAAGGCCCAGACCGCCAATCAGCGTAAACTGGTGGAGCTTATGTTCAAGAATGATATGGTCTTTGCCATAGGCCCTGCAGGAACAGGAAAAACCTATACCGGTGTAGCCCTGGCGGTTAAAGCTTTGAAAGAAAAACAGGTGAAAAGAATCATTCTTACCAGGCCTGCGGTGGAAGCAGGTGAGAACCTTGGTTTCCTGCCGGGGGACCTAAAGGAAAAACTGGACCCGTATATGCAGCCGTTGTATGATGCGCTTAGGGATATGATCCCCCACGAAAAGCTGGAGGTGCTTATCGAGAAGCAGGTGATACAGATCGCGCCACTGGCATTTATGAGAGGAAGAACGCTGGATAATGCATTTGTGATCCTTGATGAGGCGCAGAATACTACCCACGCCCAAATGAAAATGTTCCTTACCCGTATGGGGAAAAGCGCGAAGTTTATGATCACCGGGGACCCCGGCCAAATTGACCTTCCAAGGAGAGTTACCTCGGGTCTTAAAGAAGCTCTATTGGTCCTCAAGGACATCAATGGAATAGGTATGGTATACCTGGACGATAAGGACGTGATTCGCCATAAGCTGGTGAAGAATATCATTGCAGCATATAAAGAGATCGAACACGCAGAAGGACAATCCAATTTTTAA
- a CDS encoding SAM hydrolase/SAM-dependent halogenase family protein: protein MAIITLTTDFGEKDHFAGAVKGTIYSEMNEVRIVDISHSISPFHITEASYIIKNAYKCFPEGTIHIIGIDSELTPENKHLAVLLDGHYFICANNGILSLIASEIKPEKIVEINIHNTVDTNFPVLDVFVRVACHLARGGTLEVVGKTIENLKYLKEVEPYINAEKDQIIGHVLYIDNYGNVVTNINRKLFDNTGKGRSFTIKARTAKFTEIHETYSDAINFKLEKEKREEDGKKLAIFNSAGYIELAIYKSNPSTVGSASTLFGLDLRDSITINFNKDVRTNSKDGL from the coding sequence ATGGCAATAATCACTTTGACGACAGATTTTGGAGAGAAAGACCATTTTGCCGGAGCCGTTAAAGGGACTATTTATTCTGAAATGAATGAGGTGCGAATTGTTGATATCTCCCATTCCATTTCGCCGTTTCATATTACCGAAGCATCTTACATTATCAAAAATGCATACAAGTGTTTTCCTGAAGGCACCATCCATATCATAGGTATAGACAGCGAACTTACCCCCGAGAATAAACATTTGGCGGTACTCCTTGACGGACATTATTTTATTTGTGCCAATAACGGGATCCTGTCCTTAATTGCTTCAGAAATTAAGCCTGAAAAGATCGTGGAGATCAACATCCACAATACCGTGGACACCAATTTCCCCGTGCTGGATGTATTTGTAAGAGTGGCCTGTCACCTCGCCCGTGGTGGAACGCTGGAGGTAGTGGGAAAAACCATTGAGAACCTCAAATACCTCAAGGAAGTTGAACCCTATATCAATGCTGAAAAAGACCAGATCATAGGCCACGTTCTCTATATTGATAACTACGGAAACGTGGTAACTAATATTAACCGTAAACTCTTTGACAATACCGGGAAAGGAAGGTCTTTTACCATCAAAGCGAGGACGGCGAAATTCACTGAAATTCATGAGACTTACAGCGACGCCATCAATTTTAAACTAGAGAAGGAAAAACGCGAAGAAGACGGAAAGAAACTGGCTATTTTCAATTCTGCCGGGTATATTGAACTGGCGATCTATAAAAGCAACCCCAGCACCGTAGGAAGTGCCTCCACCCTTTTCGGACTGGACCTACGGGATAGTATTACCATAAATTTTAATAAAGATGTTCGTACGAATAGTAAAGATGGGCTTTAA
- a CDS encoding putative quinol monooxygenase has translation MFVRIVKMGFKPEEIETFLSNFDQHKEKIRGFEGCEFLELYRDKNNTNQFFTYSYWKDETALENYRNSNLFNEVWAETKVMFNQKPEAWSVDKVVSIP, from the coding sequence ATGTTCGTACGAATAGTAAAGATGGGCTTTAAACCGGAAGAGATAGAAACCTTCCTGTCCAATTTTGACCAACATAAAGAAAAGATAAGAGGTTTCGAGGGATGTGAGTTCCTTGAACTTTACCGCGATAAGAACAATACCAACCAGTTTTTTACGTATAGTTACTGGAAGGACGAAACCGCCCTGGAAAATTACCGAAATTCAAATCTTTTCAACGAGGTGTGGGCAGAAACGAAAGTAATGTTCAACCAGAAGCCGGAAGCGTGGAGTGTGGATAAGGTGGTGAGTATCCCGTAG